The window ATTCTACGCCGGGCTGAACCCGAACACGCTCTCCGATTACGTCGCATCGTTCGGCGGAATCGTCTGGCGTGCGATGCCGAACTTCTGGTTGGCGATTATGCTCGTCACTGCCCTCTCACAGACCGGGCAGTGGACGAATGGGTTCTTCACGTGGCAGACGTGGATTGTGAAGACGAACGTCGTCACACCGCCGGCGCTCGGCTTCTTCCAATCACCGCTACAGGGATTCATCGAAGACCCGGGTGGATGGATTAACTCGTTCGTCAGGGCGACCAAGCAGATTGCACCTGCGGCGCTCGTCCTCGGGTCGGCGTCGATGGGTAACGAGATGCGTATCGGCCGGACGGCAGTCCTCGAGACCATCAACTCGAACTACGTCGAGACGGCCCGCGCGAAAGGTGTCTCCGGTCGCTCGCTCGTCTGGAAGCACATCTTCCGCAACGCGCTCATCCCGCTCGTTCCCATCATCACTGGCGAGGCGTTCTTGCTTCTCGGCGGGTCCGTCTTCGTCGAGACCGTCTTCGCCATCAACGGGCTCGGATGGCTGTTCTTCAACGCAGCCATCAACGGCGACTTGCCACTCATCGGGACGCTGATGTACATCTTCATCCTCATCCTGGTTGGCACGAACATCCTGCAGGACTTCCTGTACACAGTCATCGACCCGCGCGTCGGGTACGAGGGGTGAATCACAGTGAGTACACCAACAGAAACCGAAATACCGCTTCGACAACGAGTCGCTGAGAATCCCCAACCAGCGCTGATTTGGGCCGCAGTCGGTGTGGTCCTCCTCGGCGTCGAACTTGGCGCAATCCTTCAGGTCCTCGGTGCCATCGCTGGCGTCATCGTCAACCTCCTGCCGGGAGACCCCGGTGCCGCCGCAGTGAGTTCTCTCCAGGAGTCGCTCAAAGGCATCCCGACGCTCGTCTCCCGCGACTTCATCCCGAATCAGGGCTACTGGGACGGGTCGCAGTGGATCGGAACCTTCCTCGGTCTCTCACCCGCCGCGGCGTGGGCGATTCGCGTCACCGTCGTGTACGCGTACGCCTTCGCAATCCTCGGTTGGCTCTGGAACGGCTACAATCGCTACCGACGATTCTACCGCCGCGTCGACTGGACGCCGCGTGACGACGTCGTCAACCGCTTCCGGGGTCACACCTGGGGCCAGTTTGGACTTATCATTACTATCACGTTTGTGGTTATGGCGGTATTCGCCCCCGCGCTCGGACCGACCACCATGGAGGAGAACATCCTCCAACCGTACGACTACGAAGTCAGCTACTGGGACGACGAGAGCCAGTCCGTCCAGACGGTTCTCGTCGGCGAAGCCAACCTCGGGTCTGGTTCGCAGGGTGCCGGTGACGAGAACGTCGCGCCGATGACCTACGACGACTACGGCAGATTCCATCCCTTCGGGACAGCGACAAATGGGAAGGACTTGTTCACACAGGTGGTGTTCGGAGCGAGGATATCGCTCACCATCGCCACTGTCGCCATGGGAATCGCTGGTATCATCGGGCTCTCGTTAGCAATGCTAACCGCCTACTACAAGGGCCTCGCCGACTTGGCCATCGTGCTCGCGAGTGACTCGATACAGGCGTTGCCGGTCATCATGGTCCTCATCTTGATGCTCGTCATCTTCCAGAACACCTGGGTGAGGGAGTTGTACGACGGCGCAGTGCTCATCATCCTCATCTTCAGCCTCGTCTACTGGCCGTTCATCTGGCGGTCGATACGTGGTCCAGCGTTCCAAGTGTCCGAACAGGACTGGATCGACGCCGCGAAATCCTTCGGTCAGACGCCGGGACAGGTCATGCGCAAGCACATGGCTCCGTACGTGTTCAGTTACATGCTCATCTACGCGTCGCTCAGTCTCGGTGGTATCATCATCAGTGTGGCCGGCCTCTCGTACCTCGGTCTCGGTATCACGGCACCGACGCCCGAGTGGGGCCGTCTCATCGCCGACGGACAGCAGTACGTCGCGAGTCCCTCGTGGCACATCTCGCTGCTCCCCGGTGTGCTCATCACGCTCGTCGTGACGGGCCTGAACGCATTCGGTGACGGTATCCGCGACGCAATCGACCCGCAGGCCGACACCGGTGACGAGGCCGCGGCGACCGGAGGTGGCGCATGAGCACCGAACAGACGACCACGACGCGCCAGAAGGGCGAGCCGATTCTGTCGGTCGAGAACCTTCGCACCGCGTTCTACACAGACAAAGAGGTCATCCGTGCCGTCGACGGCATCTCGTTCGACATCCACCGCGGCGAGACGGTCGGTATCGTCGGCGAATCCGGGTCCGGGAAGTCCGTCACCGCGCGGTCTATCATGCGACTCGTCGACAATCCGGGTCGCATCGAGAACGGTCGCATCATGTACGACGGCGAGGACCTCCTCGACAAGACACCCAAGCAGATGCGCCGCATCCGTGGCGGCAGTATCGCGATGGTGTTCCAGGACCCGTTGACGAGTCTGAACCCCGTCTACACCGTCGGGAACCAGATCAAAGAAGCGCTCCGTCTGCACCGCGGTATGAGCGGGTCGAAGGCGACGCGCGAAGCCATCGAACTGCTCGAAGCAGTCGGGATTCCGGACGCGCACCGTCGAATCCGCGAGTACCCACACCAGTTCTCTGGTGGGATGCGACAGCGTGCCGTCATCGCGATGGCCCTCGCGTGCGACCCCGAACTGCTCATCTGTGACGAACCGACGACGGCACTCGACGTGACCATCCAGGCGCAGATTCTGGAACTCCTCGAAGAACTCCAGGAAGAACGTGACCTCGCTATCATGTTCATCACCCACGACATGGGTGTCATCGCCGAAATCGCAGACCGCGTCAACGTGATGTACGCGGGCGAAATCGTCGAGAGCGCACCGGTCGTCGAACTGTTCGAGTCGCCGAAGCACCCCTACACGCAGGGTCTCCTCGGTTCGATACCCGGACAGGGCCTCGAAGAAGGTGGTCGCCTCGCGACCATCGAAGGCGACGTGCCGACGCCGAACGAAGAACCGACCTACTGCCGATTCGCACCGCGATGCTCCAAGGCGTTCGGCGAGTGTGACACCGTCCACCCGGTTCCGGTCGACGTGGGTGACGACGCGACCCAGCATCGTGCGTCGTGTCTACTCTACCCAGAAGACCTCCCGACGGCGGAGGCAGTCGACGTCCACCGCTCGGGCGGTACAGACGGAGGTGACCAGCGATGAGTACGACGTCCACTGAAGAAGAGAAGATGAGCCACGAATCCGGAGAGACGCTCCTCGAAGTGAACGACCTCAAGACGTACTACGAGGACGGCGGCCTACTCAGCAGCAACCCTGTGAAGGCAGTCGACGGCGTCTCGTTCAGCATCGAACGCGGCGAGACGCTCGGTCTCGTCGGCGAGTCTGGGTGTGGAAAGTCCACGCTCGGTCGGACGCTGATGCGCCTCGAAGAAGCGACCGCTGGCGATGTCAAACTCAACGGGACGGACATCACGACGCTGTCCGGCGCGGACCTCAAACAGTTCCGCAACGACGTGCAGATGGTCTTTCAGGACCCCGATTCGAGCCTCAACGAGCGGATGACGGTCGGCGAAATCATCCGCGAACCGCTCGACGTGCACGACTGGAAGACGCCGAAAGAGCGTCGCCAGCGCGTTCGCGAACTCCTCGAGACCGTCGGTCTGCAGGAAGAACACTACTACCGCTACCCCCACCAGTTCTCCGGTGGGCAGCGACAACGTATCGGCATCGCCCGTGCCCTCGCACTCGAACCCGAGTTCATCATCCTCGACGAACCGGTCTCGGCACTCGACGTGTCGGTGCAGGCGAAGATTCTCAACCTGCTCGAAGACCTCCAAAACGAGTTCGGCCTGACGTACCTCTTCATCGCCCACGACCTCGCGGTCGTCAAGCACATCTGTGACCGCGTCGCGGTGATGTACCTCGGCAACATCATGGAGATTGGTCCGGCCGACGAGATGTTCGAGTCGCCGGCGAACCCGTACACGCACGCGCTCTTGTCGTCGATTCCCGAACCGAACCCGACGGCCGAACGCGACCGTATCACGCTCCGTGGCACGCCGCCGAGTCCGCGTGACCCGCCAGCAGGGTGTCCGTTCTCGACCCGTTGTCCGGTCAAGATTCGCCCCGAGCAGTACAGGAGCCTCGACGACGACCTCTGGGAACGCATCGAAGTGTTCCGCGAAGTCCTCCGCGAGCGTTCGCGCGCAGAACCGTCGCTGTCGGACCGCGTCCGCGACCTTCTCGGCCGCGAGACGCACCAAGCCGGGATGGACGAGACACTCACCGAACTGTTCGGTGACCTCGACGTTCCGACGGACGTGATGGACCACCTCCGTGAGGCCGCAGACTACGCAGAGAACGACGACGAAGACGCAGCACGCACCTACCTCCGCGAGGAGTTCGGCAGCGTGTGTGACCGCGAACGGCCCGACCAACTCGGCGTCGGTGACCGTGGCCGACTGAGCCTCTGTCACCGCCACGAAGAGCAGTACGAAGAACCCGCAGCAGTCTTCGAGACACTCGTCCAGTAATCGATGGAGTTCGACCCACGCCGAATCGGTGTCAAGACCATCGACGCGGTGGTCTACGCCATCTTCCTCACCGGCGTGGTGTTCGCTCTCACCGCGACCGTGAGCTTCGCCGCCGGCGGCGGACTTCCGGGTGCGAAGTGGCTGATGTTCTTCCTCGGTTTCACGATGCTCGCGTACGCGTCGCTCAAACTTCGTCCGAAAGCGGCGTGGAAGGGCGGCCGAGACGACGGCGGCCTGTTCGCCGGCGACGACGAACCCGTCGGTATCGAGAAACTCGTCGGGGGTCTCCTCGACCGCGTGTTGCCGCCGTCACTTCGCCCGGTTCCGGACGAACGCCCGTCGAGCGGGGCGAAACTGTTCCTCGCAGCGGTCTGTATCCTCGGCACGTCGTTCGTCATGGAAGTCGTCTTCGGCATCAACTACTGACGGCGACGGCGAGTCACCGAATCGGGAGTCACGTCGCGCCCTGTGGTCCGATGCCTTTTACCATATCCATCGTCCACCACAGATATGGTCGAGTCTGGAGACGAAGACGTACCCAACGTCGAACGAATCGCGAGCGAGGCGGACCGCCGTCGCGAGGCGTGGGGTGCGACCCTCGACGACATGACAGCGCTGGCCGACGAGTACGAAGAAGAGGGGTGGGACACCGTACGTATCGCCGCAGGCGACACCGGCACGTTCGGCCCCGGCGACGCGAAAGCGGACGAGGAAGCGTTCGGTATCGCGTACGTCGTTCCGGGCGACAAAGCCGAAGAAGTCGCCGACCTCTTCGAGGAGTCATCGTTCCCCGAGTACGAAATCTACCGGGCGGAGAACGACGGACTCGTCTACATGGTGACCGCGCTGTTCGCGCCAGACATCCAGACGGCCGTGTTCGTCGCCGGCGCGTTCGAACTGCGTCACGCGCTCAACTGCGCGACGACCGCAGTCGAGCGGGGTCGCATGTACAGTTACTTCCAGAAACTCGACGGAACGCTCGTCGGCGTCGTCGAACACGATGACCCCGACAAATTCTTCCCCGACCTCGACGCAGTCCGCCGATTCGCACCGAACGCCGGCGACGACGAGACGGCGGACGACGCCGCAGACGACACCGACGCGTAACTGTTCTCTCTGACGCGGCGGTCCGGACGAACCCCCTTTTGGTGTGTCAACGAGGCGAGAGCGTTCGCAGAGTACATTAGGCGGGGGGATGAAAGCGGGGGTATGAAAGTAGCCGACGCGATGACACCCGGTGAGGAGGTCGTGACCGTGTCCCTTCCGGGCACCCGCGACGACGTTCTGGAATACCTCCAAGAGCGTGGCTTCTCCTCCGTACCCGTCGTAAAAGAGACCGACGACGGCGCGACGTATCGCGGCCTCATCTCCCGAGAAGACCTCATCAAGCACCCCGACGAGGACCAACTCGCCGTCCTCGTACGCGAAGTGCCGACTGCGAGCGCAGACGACGACTTAGACGCAGTCGCTGCGACGATGGTCGCAGAAGACGCCCGCCGAATCCCCGTCGTCGACGGCGACGCAATCGTGGGTATCATCACCGTGACCGACGTGGTCCGCGCCATCGCGCGCGGCGACATCGACGGTGAGACACTCGTCGGTGACCTCGCGTCGAAGAACGTCAACACGACGTACGTCGAGACGCCCCTCCCGGTCGTCGAGCGTGAGATTTACTACGCGAACGTCCCGTACGCCGTCGTCCTCGACAAGGAGACCTCGCTGGCCGGCATCGTCACCGAAGTCGACATCATCGAAGTCGCCCGCGTCGTCGAAGGCGAAGCGGGGACCGGTGACTCCGTCGCCAACCAGGACGACGAGTGGATGTGGGAAGGCATCAAGGCGGTCGGCAACCGCTACATCCCGACCCGCAACGTCGAGATTCCGGCCGAACCGGTCTCGAAGTTCATGAGCGACGACCTCGAAACCGTCTCGACGCGGGCCAGTGCCAAAGACGCCGCGCAGATGATGATTCGCGAGGACATCGAGCAGATTCCGCTCGTGACCGGCGACGAACTCATCGGCATCGTCCGCGACATCAACCTGTTGGAGGCACTGTATGAGTGAGGGCACCGAGTCGGCCGCACTCGCCGAACTTGCGAAGCGCCGCGGGTTCTTCTTCGGTTCCTCGGAAGCCTACGGCGGCGTCGGCGGCTTTTACACGTACGGCCCGCAGGGTGCCGCGCTGAAGTCCAACGTCGAAGAGGCGTGGCGTGACCGCTTCGCGGTACAGGAGGGTAACCTCGAAATCGAGGCCCCGACAATCATGCCCGAACCCGTCTTCGAGGCGTCCGGTCACCTCGACGGCTTCGACGATATGCTCGTCGAATGTGCCGAGTGTGGTGAGTCCCACCGCGCGGACCACCTCATCGAGGACAACTCCGAACTGGAGGACGCCGAGACGCTCTCGCCGGAGGAAGCGGCGGAGAAAATCGCGGACCTCGGTCTCGTCTGTCCGAACTGCGGTGCCGAACTCGCTGGCCAATCGGTCGAAGAGTTCAACCTGATGTTCGGCACGAACATCGGCCCCGGTTCGAAGACGCCCGGTTACCTCCGACCCGAGACGGCACAGGGTATCTTCGTGGAGTTCCCGCGCATCAAAGAGTACGCGCGGAACCGCCTCCCGTTCGGCGTGACGCAGGTCGGCCGCGCCTACCGCAACGAGATTAGCCCGCGCAAGAACATCGTCCGTACCCGTGAGTTCACGCAGGCCGAACTCGAGCAGTTCATCGACCCCGAACGCGACGAACCGGACCTCTCGTCGGTCGAAGACGTGGAGGTACGCCTCTACCCGGCGACCGAACAGCAAGACGACGACGGCGACTACCTCGACACCACCATCGGCGAGGCAGTCGACGAGGGCATCATCGCCAACGGGTGGGTCGGCTACTACCTCGGCATCGCACAAGAGTGGTACGAGCACATCGGCGTCGACATGGAGCGGTTCCGCTTCCGCCAGCACCTCCCCGGCGAACTCGCCCACTACGCCGCCGACTGTTGGGACGCCGAGAGCGAGGTCGACGGCGACTGGATAGAAATCGCCGGCTTCGCCTACCGCGGCGACTACGACCTCTCGAAGCACGGCGAACACGCCGACGACGACTTCACCGTCTTCCAGCAGTACGACGAACCAAAGACGGTCGAACGCGCCGTCGTCGACCCGGACATGGCGACGCTCGGCCCCGAGTTCGGCGCACAGGCCGCCGACGTGGCCGAGGCACTCGAAACGCTCGCGGAACGTGACCCTGACGCCTTCGACGCCGACGAAGTCACCCTCGACATCGACGGCGAAGCGGTCACCGTCGACACCGACGTGGCGAACTTCTCCGTCGAGACGCAGACCGAAGCGGGTGAGCACATCACGCCGCACGTGGTCGAACCGTCGTTCGGTGTGGACCGTACGGTCTACACACTCCTCGTCCACGCGTACGAGCAAGACGAAGTCGACGGCGAAGCGCGGACGTTCCTCTCGCTGTCGCCCACGATTGCGCCGACGAACGTCGGTGTCTTCCCCCTCGTCAGCAACGTCGACGAACTCGTCGACCTCGCGGACGACGTGGCCGAAGAGCTCCGGGCCGCCGGGTTCGCAGTCGTCTACGACGACTCCGGCAGCATCGGCCGGCGCTACCGCCGGCAGGACGAAGTCGGCACGCCGTTCTGCGTCACCATCGACCGCGACGGTATCGAAGGCGCGGGTGACACCACCGTGACCATCCGCGAACGCGACACCGGTCGGCAGGTTCGCGTCCCGGTCGACTCACTCGTCGAGACGTTCGTCGGCCTCCGCGCAGGCACCACCTCGTTCGACGACGTGCTCGACGCGAACGAAGTCGTCGAGGCGTAATCCACCCGTGGGTCGCCCGAGCACCGCCGAGATAAAACGGCGACTGGTCCACGCGAGTGGGTCGGGGATGCCACTCCTGTACATCCTCGGCATCGTCGACTGGCAGACACTCGGGTACCTGTTCGTCCTCGCGTCGGTCACCGTGACCGTCCTCGAAATTCTGCGCCTCTACGGCGACTTAGACTGGCGTATCTACGACGAACTCACCCGCGAGTACGAACAGGACAACGTCGCAGGGTACGCGCTCTACACCTACAGTCAAACCGCCGTCGCCCTCGTCTTCGCGCCGCCCGTGGCCGTCCCCGGGATGTTGATGCTCACCATCGGTGACCCAATCAGCGGTCTGCTCGGGTCTGCACCGGTCGGCGAGATGAAGTCGCTGCGTACCCTCGCGGCGATGTTTACCGTCTGTTTCGCCCTCGCCGCCCCGTTCGTCGTCCCGGTGGCGGGCGTCGTCGTCGGGGGTGTCGCTGCGGCGGCGGGTGCGCTCGGTGCGACGGCCGCCGACGGCGTGAAACCCGTCGTCGCGGGGTACGTCATCGACGACAACCTCTCGATTCCGCCCGTGGCCTGTACGGCAATCGCAACTGTGCTGTTTTTCGTTGCCTGAGCGAAAGACAGGCGTTCGTCGTCTACCCGGAGGACGACTTTATTTCACCGGGTCACTAATCTCTCTGTCGTGACTGTCTACGAGAGCGACCTTCCGGGCGTCGGAAAGAAGCACGAGGTGGAACTCGGCGACGGTGCCCGACTGGTCATCGTCACCCACAACACGGGGAAACGAGAGGTGTTCCGCCGCGCGAGCGCCGACAGCGACTCGGAGAAACTGTTCGAACTCGACGACGAACTCGCACGGCAGGTCGGGACGCTCCTCGAAGGGGCGTACTTCCAACCCGTCGAGACGACCGATATCGAGACGCTCCTCGGAGATAGTACTCTCCTCGAGTGGGTCGAGGTCAGCCCGGACTCCGACGTTGCCGGGAAGACACTCGGCGAGTCGGACCTCCGACAGGCGACCGGTGCGTCGGTCATCGCCATCGAACGCGACGACGAAGTCATCACGTCTCCGGGTGGCGAGACGCCCATCGAGGCCGGTGATACGCTCATCGTCATCGGCCCGCGGGAGTCCTGCCGCGAGTTCGCGGCACTCGTGAAAGGAGCCTAATGGCAGCGGAACTGCTCGAATTCGGGTACCTGTTCGTCGTCCTCGCCGTCACGGGAGCGGTTGCGCTCCGACTCGGCCTCTCTGTCATCCCGCTGTACGTCGTCGGCGGCGTCGTCGTCGGCCCGTACGTCGCCGGCCGATTCGGTCTCCCGTACGTCGCCGACGGCGAAGTCGTGACGCTCCTCGCGGAACTCGGTATCGTGTTGCTGTTGTTCTTCCTCGGACTGGAGTTCAGCCTCGACAGACTCCGCGCCGCGCGCAGTAACATCGGCCGTGCGGGCGCGATAGACCTAGTGGTGAACCTCCCACTGGGCGTCGTCATCGGCCTCGCTCTCGGGTGGTCTGTCGTCGAGGCGTTCCTCCTCGGCGGCATCGTCTACATCTCGTCGTCCGCCATCGTGACGAAGACGCTCATCGACCTCGGATGGATTGCCGACCCCGAATCCGAGCCGATTCTGGGGACGCTCGTCTTCGAGGACCTCGCTATCGCCGTCTACCTCGCCGCCGTCACCTCGCTCGTCCTCGGCGGCGAGGGCGGACTCGCCGCCATCGGACGCTCGCTCGCCATCGCGTTCGGCTTCCTCGGCCTCCTGTTGGTACTCGTCCAGTACGGCACACCGTTGTTCACCCGCGTCCTCGACGTGGAGAATCAAGAGGCGTTCGTCCTGCGCGCACTCGCCGTCGTCGTCCCCGTCGCCGGGGCGGCGCTGGCACTCGGCGTGAGCGAGGCGGTTGCCGCCTTCTTCGTCGGCATGGGCTTTTCGACGAGTGGGCACCGTGAGACCATCGAGCGGCGGTTGACGTCCGTCCGCGACGTGTTCGCGGCGATATTCTTCTTCTGGATTGGCCTCGGCACGGACCCGACGTTGCTGGCGGCGGTTGTCGTTCCACTCGTAGTGGCCGTGGTGTTGACGACGCCCGCGAAAGTCGTCTCGGGCTATCTCGGGGGGCGCGTCTACGACCTCTCGACGCACCGGTCGCTCCGTGTCGGCGTCGGCATGGTCCCGCGCGGCGAGTTCTCGCTTGTCATCGCGGCGCTGGCGGCGTCGGGGTCGACACAGGTGATGCGCGAGGCCATCCCGGCGTTCGCCGTCGGCTACGTGCTCGTCATGAGCGCCCTCGGAACGGTGTTGATGCAGCGGTCTGACCTCGTCGAACGACTGGTCTTCCGCGGTGGGTCGGCGAAGGCGGACTCCTGACCGAGAGGGAGACATCCGACCAGACGGCCACAGAATACGTTTCGAACGCGTGACTCACGGCCTGACGCACCCATGACACTCATCGAATGGCTCGCCATCGGCCTCGTCGTGCTCGTCGTCCTCGCACTCGTGGTCGCGCTGTTCGACGAAGAACTCCTCTTGGAACTCGCCGTCGAGGTGCTCGACTGAGGCGAAGGTTGCGTCCCCGAAAGAATTTAATAGGGACGATGTTGTAGGGTCTCACAACCATGGCGACTCGCAGCACCTTCGCCACTTTTGCCCCGCTGCGAGCCGCTGCTGTCCGACGACGACGACCGGCCCCTCAGGGCCAGTAATATCATATCCTTCGGGACACGTCGAAATTGCTAATCTACAGTTTTCTTGCCTATAGGCATCTCTACCACTTAATTTCACAAATTGAATGCAAAGAATTTATTTAGTTACTCCTTCCACAGTCAGGTACATGAAGAAAGTCGCACTCGCGTTCTCCGGCGGACTGGACACCACAGTCTGCGTCCCAATCCTCGAAGAAGAATACGGCTACGACGAAGTCATCGGCGTCACCGTCGACGTCGGTCAGCCCGAAGAAGAGTTCGACGAGGCCTACGAGACGGCCGAGGCACTCGGACTCGAACACTACGTCATCGACGCGAAAGACGAGTTCGCACAACTCTGTCTCGACTCGGTGACCGCCAACGCGGACTATCAGGGCTATCCGCTCGGGACAGCGCTCGCACGCCCGGTCATCGCTAACGCCATCCTCGACCTCGCACAAGAAGAGGGCTGTGACGGCATCGCCCACGGGTGTACGGGCAAAGGCAACGACCAACTCCGCTTCGAAGCGGTCTGGCGCGCCTCCGACCTCGAAGTCATCGCCCCCGTCCGCGAGATGGGCATGACCCGCGAGTGGGAAATCGAGTACGCCGCCGAGAAAGACCTGCCCGTACAGGGCGGCAACGAGGGCGTCTGGTCCATCGACACGAACCTCTGGAGCCGTTCCATCGAGGGTGGCAACCTCGAAGACCCCGGCTACGTCCCGCCGGAAGACATCTACGAGTGGACCGACCAGCCCTCGGGTGAGACGGAACTCATCGAGATTACGTTCGAAGACGGCTACCCCATCGCCATCGACGGCGAGGAGATGGAGGCCCTCGAACTCATCTCGTACCTCAACGAGAAGGCCGGTTCCTACGGCGTCGGCCGCACGGACATGATGGAAGACCGCATGCTCGGCCTGAAGGTGCGCGAGAACTACGAGCACCCGGCCGCGACGACGCTCCTCAACGCCCACAAGGCGCTCGAAGGCCTCGTCCTCACGAAAGAAGAGCGTGACTTCAAGGCCACAGTCGACAACGAGTGGTCCCAGAAGGCCTACGAAGGCCTCATCGACGCCCCCCTCGTCGGGGCGCTGGAAGCCTTCCTCGAAAAGACCCAAGAGCGCGTCACGGGCACCGTGACCATCAAGTTCGAGGGCGGACAGGCCCGCCCGGTCGGCCGCGAATCCGAGTACGCCGCGTACTCCGAGTCCGCCGCCTCCTTCAACACGGAGACGGTCGACGGCATCGAGCAGGCCGACGCCACGGGCGTCGCCAAGTACCACGGCTTCCAGGCGCGTCTCGCCAACCAGAACGCGAAGACGAAGCAGAAGCCCGAACTGGCCGCAGACGGCGGCAGCGACGAGTAAGATGACAGGCGAGGACGGTGACTCCGAGGGCGTCATTCGCCGGGACCGCTTCAGCGGCGGCCCCGCCCGCGGGTTCATGTCGAGCCTCGCGGCCGACGAACGCATCTTCGAGGCCGACCTCGCCGTCGACCGGGCGCACGTCGTGATGCTCGCGGCACAGGACATCATCGAGTCCGACGTCGCCGCCGACATCCTCGCCGCACTGGATGAGGTAGAAGCAGCGGGTCACGACGCACTGTCCGGCGGCGAAGACGTTCACGAAGCCATCGAGGCCGCCGTCATC is drawn from Haloferax litoreum and contains these coding sequences:
- a CDS encoding argininosuccinate synthase, whose amino-acid sequence is MKKVALAFSGGLDTTVCVPILEEEYGYDEVIGVTVDVGQPEEEFDEAYETAEALGLEHYVIDAKDEFAQLCLDSVTANADYQGYPLGTALARPVIANAILDLAQEEGCDGIAHGCTGKGNDQLRFEAVWRASDLEVIAPVREMGMTREWEIEYAAEKDLPVQGGNEGVWSIDTNLWSRSIEGGNLEDPGYVPPEDIYEWTDQPSGETELIEITFEDGYPIAIDGEEMEALELISYLNEKAGSYGVGRTDMMEDRMLGLKVRENYEHPAATTLLNAHKALEGLVLTKEERDFKATVDNEWSQKAYEGLIDAPLVGALEAFLEKTQERVTGTVTIKFEGGQARPVGRESEYAAYSESAASFNTETVDGIEQADATGVAKYHGFQARLANQNAKTKQKPELAADGGSDE
- a CDS encoding cation:proton antiporter regulatory subunit — translated: MTVYESDLPGVGKKHEVELGDGARLVIVTHNTGKREVFRRASADSDSEKLFELDDELARQVGTLLEGAYFQPVETTDIETLLGDSTLLEWVEVSPDSDVAGKTLGESDLRQATGASVIAIERDDEVITSPGGETPIEAGDTLIVIGPRESCREFAALVKGA
- a CDS encoding dolichol kinase, giving the protein MGRPSTAEIKRRLVHASGSGMPLLYILGIVDWQTLGYLFVLASVTVTVLEILRLYGDLDWRIYDELTREYEQDNVAGYALYTYSQTAVALVFAPPVAVPGMLMLTIGDPISGLLGSAPVGEMKSLRTLAAMFTVCFALAAPFVVPVAGVVVGGVAAAAGALGATAADGVKPVVAGYVIDDNLSIPPVACTAIATVLFFVA
- a CDS encoding cation:proton antiporter, translating into MAAELLEFGYLFVVLAVTGAVALRLGLSVIPLYVVGGVVVGPYVAGRFGLPYVADGEVVTLLAELGIVLLLFFLGLEFSLDRLRAARSNIGRAGAIDLVVNLPLGVVIGLALGWSVVEAFLLGGIVYISSSAIVTKTLIDLGWIADPESEPILGTLVFEDLAIAVYLAAVTSLVLGGEGGLAAIGRSLAIAFGFLGLLLVLVQYGTPLFTRVLDVENQEAFVLRALAVVVPVAGAALALGVSEAVAAFFVGMGFSTSGHRETIERRLTSVRDVFAAIFFFWIGLGTDPTLLAAVVVPLVVAVVLTTPAKVVSGYLGGRVYDLSTHRSLRVGVGMVPRGEFSLVIAALAASGSTQVMREAIPAFAVGYVLVMSALGTVLMQRSDLVERLVFRGGSAKADS